AATCAATAAAAAACTATCATACAACTGTCTGATAAGTACAACTAACACAAGTCATAAAACTTTATCAGCTGCATAATTAAAAAACAAATAAAGTTACCACTGCTTCTGAGGTCGAGGTGAGATCGGATCAAAATTCTAGAGGCATTCAGACCTCGAAGTTAAGCAATATCCACCTCGTCCTGTAAATGCGAATTGTACGTTAATGAAATCAAAAGATTGTACTTATGCCAGAATGCATCCCTACAGTATTGAACACGAGGATAACGACTTCAGACTTGAGAAGTAGTGGTTAACTTTCATAGGGTTCTTTGTCAGTCGCTTTCTTATTACCAATTATCACCAATTATTAAGACGGGTTTATTTGGTATAAACAAAAATCTAAAAAAAGTATTTGACATAGTACGCTTAACGTGTAACAAAGAGCCTGCCTCGAGGATGTACATGAGGCAGGCTTTTTCTAATTAATTAATTAAAGTAATCCTCTTCTAGTGTTTCGAGGCTAGTTAATGATTTATTTGCCCAGTCACTTCCATCTTCAATAAGCGTCTGCTTTTGGTCTTGCAGTGCTTGGCGTAATGATTCTTTGTAATCAGGAACTTCCCCTTCAAATCGCCGAATTTGTGCTTTCGGCATATTCGCTTTTTCGTTATGGCCAAGGGCCCGTCTGTTATGAAATAACGGTACGTCAACATTTTTCGGGCTATGTAAGTCGCCTTGCTGTGGGTGTTTTTCGACAGCTAACACCTTCACAACGTAATGTGGCATACGTGGGTGCTCCCCAATAATTTCTCCAATATATTTTCCAGTTTTATAGATTCCTGTAACAATATCACCAATTT
The Bacillus shivajii DNA segment above includes these coding regions:
- a CDS encoding kinase-associated lipoprotein B; its protein translation is MAEQLQIGDIVTGIYKTGKYIGEIIGEHPRMPHYVVKVLAVEKHPQQGDLHSPKNVDVPLFHNRRALGHNEKANMPKAQIRRFEGEVPDYKESLRQALQDQKQTLIEDGSDWANKSLTSLETLEEDYFN